From Mucilaginibacter rubeus, a single genomic window includes:
- a CDS encoding ABC transporter ATP-binding protein — MQPDHTKKTNRKPPGVFSLLKPYKGLVALLLLFALLGNSMNLWLPKIIANGIDAYSNHHFVINEVMAKFLTATLVVFLFAGLQAVVQIFASEKVARDLRQQLADKISRQTHAFIEQANPSKLLTNLTSDIDSIKLFVSQALVSIVSSLFIIIGCSVMLLTINWKLALVVITIIPIIGGTFFYVLKNVRALFMKSRGVIDQLNKVINESILGAALIRVINSQQLEYNKFLAANTEAKDYGLRILGFFAGLIPIVTFTANMAAFTILVMGGHFVISGSMTLGSFAAFNSYLSLLIFPIFILGFMSNLIAQATASFTRISVVLNAPDVTDGGPLKDTLRGDVELKDVTVSYGQKAALKNVSFKVKAGSKIAIIGPTSAGKTQLLYLLTGLINASAGEVLFDGKPLAEYDSETFHRQVGFVFQDSIIFNMSIRENIAFSDTVTDESLQKAIETAELSTFIDNLPDKLSTIVSERGSSLSGGQKQRIMLARALAVNPKVLLLDDFTARVDNNTERNILANIQKNYPGLTLISVTQKIASVEHYDQIILLMQGEIVATGVHDDLMKTSPDYVQIFNSQQSTSNYEQGINH; from the coding sequence ATGCAACCCGATCATACTAAAAAAACAAACCGCAAGCCACCAGGTGTATTCAGTTTGCTAAAACCGTACAAAGGGCTTGTAGCGCTATTGCTGCTATTTGCCTTATTGGGCAACAGCATGAACCTTTGGCTGCCTAAAATCATAGCTAATGGTATTGATGCCTACTCCAATCACCATTTTGTGATTAATGAGGTTATGGCTAAATTCCTGACGGCTACATTGGTTGTATTTTTGTTCGCCGGCTTACAGGCCGTCGTTCAAATCTTCGCCTCTGAAAAAGTAGCCCGCGATCTGCGGCAGCAATTGGCGGATAAAATATCCCGTCAAACTCATGCTTTTATTGAACAGGCTAATCCTTCAAAACTACTAACCAATCTTACTTCTGATATTGATTCAATTAAATTGTTTGTATCACAAGCCTTGGTTTCTATTGTATCGTCGCTGTTTATCATTATTGGCTGCAGCGTTATGTTGCTTACCATCAACTGGAAACTTGCACTGGTTGTTATCACTATCATTCCTATTATAGGAGGTACGTTTTTTTATGTTTTGAAAAATGTGCGCGCCCTGTTTATGAAAAGCCGCGGCGTTATTGATCAGCTTAATAAAGTAATTAACGAGAGTATACTTGGGGCAGCGCTGATTAGGGTTATTAATTCGCAACAACTGGAGTACAATAAATTCCTGGCCGCCAACACCGAAGCTAAAGATTATGGCTTAAGGATCCTTGGTTTTTTTGCCGGACTTATCCCAATAGTAACCTTTACAGCCAACATGGCCGCCTTCACCATTTTGGTAATGGGCGGGCATTTCGTGATCAGTGGCAGCATGACCCTGGGCAGTTTCGCAGCTTTTAACAGTTACCTTTCATTATTGATATTCCCTATATTCATTTTAGGATTCATGAGCAACCTGATAGCCCAGGCTACCGCTTCGTTTACCCGTATCAGTGTTGTTTTAAACGCGCCGGATGTTACCGACGGCGGTCCGCTGAAAGATACTTTACGTGGTGATGTTGAATTGAAAGATGTTACAGTGAGCTACGGGCAAAAAGCAGCATTGAAAAATGTATCATTTAAAGTTAAGGCCGGTTCAAAAATTGCCATCATCGGGCCTACATCTGCAGGTAAAACACAGTTATTGTATTTACTTACCGGCCTGATCAATGCCAGTGCGGGCGAAGTGTTATTTGACGGTAAACCGCTGGCCGAATATGATAGTGAAACCTTTCACCGTCAGGTTGGCTTTGTTTTTCAGGATAGCATCATATTCAATATGAGTATTCGTGAAAATATCGCATTCAGCGATACAGTGACCGATGAATCGCTTCAAAAAGCTATTGAAACGGCAGAATTAAGTACATTTATTGATAACCTGCCGGATAAGTTGAGCACCATTGTTTCTGAACGTGGCTCAAGCCTTTCAGGCGGACAAAAGCAACGCATCATGTTGGCCCGGGCACTTGCTGTTAATCCCAAAGTATTATTGCTTGACGATTTTACCGCAAGGGTTGACAACAATACGGAACGGAACATCCTTGCAAATATTCAAAAGAATTATCCTGGTTTAACATTAATATCGGTAACGCAGAAGATTGCTTCAGTTGAGCATTATGATCAGATCATTTTATTAATGCAAGGGGAGATTGTAGCTACCGGTGTACACGACGATCTGATGAAAACCAGTCCGGATTATGTGCAGATCTTTAATTCGCAGCAAAGTACCAGCAATTACGAGCAGGGTATCAACCACTAA